One region of Paralichthys olivaceus isolate ysfri-2021 chromosome 12, ASM2471397v2, whole genome shotgun sequence genomic DNA includes:
- the LOC109627893 gene encoding formin-like isoform X2, which yields MESASNNSEEAVKQPASSLLNTFSSFLNWDRSVSSGVQSAVLTSFKELSDGETPRPDGGQASNSENKQGTSSDTGQRAKSLKNGKESVEQVRGAAVAPIDPDLVKVTKVETFSDTENEDEESEKQAKTIAPEENNTVNHGEEDEYKVPVFRTHKFTERSRIEAILYSDKFLNRSSSRTSLVSSGTKQKEGSTPKESTTTVSVDAEKNSGNNVGTEASDEYAGIDCSQPVPSIISRPLSLESAGHNGATASLSKESDDLDRAQKEVTHEQRKEAEDGTEKSHSSQIFAPTTPPKTPESSSPVEQSETAGITNSGPLGDTTPSTSPSKHPTSPKTAEAKTSPSSSPARPSSKSSISSPSKGTALPSPPSFQMPALFSGFRVLKKGAVGDERETVSEIKQREKDADLALLNLKKTVNKAKLFPDQRAASPAKKHVEPKSIADTKSTVMGQLSHLLKSDSHEDTKQSDGRQDSSPQHSKKDAENVEEVVGEKTSGPEVLTSTPERKKTSDLAYETFRNIFGTKTATKDKTETVDLEAVKKKIKNDKENLRSIFERASKTPGNEVKTPTEANTEITSPTDSEDRTPGRLQAVWPPPKAKDEEEKVGLKYTEAEHQAALLQLKRECKEELERMHSDFELQIFQLRGEHAVSISKLEGTVTKIQQQKSYNTGQELCELRDVAVSTADDSTLKTCRTVGVQTDRETFIKSPEGNGGVLAQSPSQNVTKKLNLESIGLNLKVESTPGAPAPPPPPPLPPGLSGPPPPPPPPPLPPGLSGPPPPPPPPPLPPGLSGPSPPPPPPLPGMAGAPPPPPPPPPLPGGGPPPPPPPPPPPGLPGSGPPPPPPPPGSGPPPPPPMGGFAPKVDKAPRKPAIEPACPMKPLYWNRIQIQDNNNNTLWGSLEEPNIVNANEFEDLFSKATLQVKKKPLSDSYEKKTKAKKIIKLLDGKRSQAVGILLSSLHLEMKDIQQAVLTVDHSVVDLETIEALYENRATSDEMEKIMRHYEKSKEDEVKLLDKPEQFLYELSQIPDFAGRAHCIIFQSVFLDTIASIHRKVEILSNVSKELLECNSLRDIIGLVLAFGNYMNGGNRTRGQADGFGLEILPKLKDVKSRDNRMNLVDYVVLYYLRNFDKDAGTDKSVFPLLEPQDFFQAAQVKLEDITKDLRKLKRDLTACEKDVQKVCDNSSEENLQPFKQKMEGFISAAQKDHSAEEDQLNAAQKSFGEMVSYLGIRPKPGEKDVSPGYVFMLWYEFCNDFKNAWIRQSKNISKERLKEAQENIKKITAEKRVETKKINANSLKDRLRQKEASVPSS from the exons atggaaagtgCAAGTAATAACTCAGAGGAGGCGGTGAAGCAGCCTGCAAGCTCCTTACTGAACACCTTCAGCAGTTTCTTGAACTGGGATAGATCTGTGTCTTCAGGCGTGCAGTCGGCTGTGCTGACTTCTTTCAAGGAGCTGTCGGATGGTGAGACACCTCGTCCTGATGGTGGCCAAGCTTCTAACAGTGAGAACAAGCAGGGGACGTCCAGTGATACAGGGCAGAGGGCTAAATCATTGAAGAATGGCAAAGAATCTGTTGAACAAGTTAGAGGAGCAGCTGTAGCCCCGATTGACCCAGATCTGGTCAAGGTCACTAAGGTCGAAACGTTTAGTGACACAGAAAATGAGGATGAGGAGTCAGAGAAGCAGGCAAAGACCATTGCACCTGAGGAGAATAATACAGTGAACCATGGTGAAGAAGATGAGTACAAAGTGCCTGTGTTTAGAACTCACAAATTTACAGAGAGATCCCGCATAGAAGCTATTCTTTACTCAGACAAGTTTCTGAATAGATCCAGCTCTAGGACAAGTCTTGTCTCCTCTGGTACCAAACAGAAAGAAGGCAGCACTCCCAAAGAGAGCACCACTACAGTGTCTGTGGATGCAGAAAAGAATAGTGGTAACAATGTGGGAACGGAAGCGAGTGATGAGTATGCTGGCATAGATTGCTCTCAGCCTGTCCCCTCCATCATCTCCAGACCTCTTTCTTTGGAGAGTGCAGGTCATAATGGTGCCACAGCCTCCCTGTCAAAGGAGTCCGATGATTTGGATCGTGCACAAAAGGAGGTGACACATGAGCAAAGGAAGGAGGCTGAGGACGGGACAGAGAAATCTCACTCCAGTCAAATCTTTGCTCCCACCACCCCTCCTAAGACTCCTGAATCCTCTAGCCCAGTGGAGCAATCAGAAACTGCTGGTATAACAAATTCAGGACCCCTGGGTGACACTACGCCAAGTACCAGCCCTTCAAAGCACCCAACTAGTCCAAAGACGGCTGAAGCAAaaacatcaccatcatcatcacctgctAGACCCTCCTCTAAATCCTCCATCTCATCCCCGTCTAAGGGCACAGCCCTTCCTTCGCCACCTTCCTTCCAGATGCCAGCTCTTTTCAGTGGATTCAGGGTGTTGAAGAAAGGAGCAGTGGGTGATGAGAGGGAGACAGTGTCAGAGATCAAGCAGAGGGAGAAGGACGCTGACCTGGCCCTGCTCAACCTGAAGAAGACTGTAAACAAAGCCAAGCTCTTCCCTGACCAGAGGGCAGCATCTCCAGCCAAAAAACATGTAGAGCCTAAATCCATTGCAGATACTAAAAGCACTGTAATGGGACAGCTCAGTCATCTGCTTAAATCAGATAGCCATGAAGACACCAAACAGTCAGATGGCCGCCAGGATTCTTCTCCTCAACACAGTAAGAAAGATGCTGAGAATGTAGAGGAGGTTGTAGGAGAGAAGACCTCAGGCCCAGAGGTACTTACATCCAcacctgaaagaaagaaaacttcaGACCTGGCCTATGAAACTTTCAGGAACATATTTGGCACCAAAACTGCCACAAAGGATAAAACCGAGACTGTGGATCTGGAggcagtgaaaaagaaaatcaagaatGATAAGGAAAATCTGAGGTCAATTTTTGAGAGAGCCTCCAAAACCCCTGGGAACGAAGTCAAAACTCCCACAGAGGCTAAT ACAGAGATCACGTCCCCTACAGACAGTGAGGACCGGACTCCAGGGCGGCTGCAAGCTGTGTGGCCCCCACCCAAAGctaaagatgaggaggagaaggtggggCTCAAGTACACAGAGGCAG AGCACCAGGCCGCCCTCTTGCAGCTGAAGAGAGAGTGCAAGGAAGAGCTTGAGAGGATGCAT TCCGACTTTGAGCTCCAGATCTTCCAGCTGAGAGGTGAGCACGCTGTCTCAATCTCAAAACTGGAGGGAACTGTCACCAAGATACAGCAACAGAAGTCGTACAACACGGGTCAGGAGCTCTGTGAGCTCCGCGATGTTGCTGTGTCCACTGCAGACGACTCCACACTCAAGACCTGCCGCACTGTGGGCGtccagacagacagggagaccTTCATCAAAAGCCCTGAGGGCAATGGGGGTGTGCTGGCTCAAAGCCCCTCCCAGAACGTGACTAAAAAACTCAACTTAGAGTCAATCGGCCTGAATTTAAAAGTTGAATCCACCCCAGGAGCTCCAGCCccgccacctcctccacccctcccaCCAGGCCTCTCAGGACCACCaccgcctccacctcctccgcccCTCCCACCAGGCCTCTCAGGACCACCaccgcctccacctcctccgcccCTCCCACCAGGCCTCTCAGGAccatcaccacctcctccaccacctttACCAGGCATGGCGGGagctccaccaccaccccctccgCCACCTCCTCTCCCAGGAGGTGgcccaccccccccacctcctccgcctcccCCCCCTGGCTTACCTGGATCTGGcccacctccccctccacctcctccaggctctggccctccacctcctcctcccatgGGCGGTTTTGCCCCAAAAGTGGACAAGGCCCCGCGGAAGCCTGCCATCGAGCCGGCCTGTCCCATGAAGCCTCTGTACTGGAACAGGATACAGATACAGGATAATAA CAACAACACACTGTGGGGCTCTCTGGAGGAACCAAACATCGTCAACGCCAATGAGTTTGAGGATCTTTTCTCAAAGGCCACACTACAGGTGAAGAAGAAACCGCTGTCAGACAGCTACGAAAAGAAGACCAAAGCTAAGAAG attaTCAAGCTGTTGGACGGGAAGCGTTCACAAGCAGTTGGCATCCTCCTATCCAGCCTGCATCTGGAGATGAAGGACATTCAGCAAG CTGTTCTCACTGTGGACCACTCGGTGGTGGATTTGGAGACCATTGAAGCATTATATGAAAAT AGGGCCACCAGTGATGAGATGGAGAAGATAATGAGACATTATGAAAAGTCAAAAGAAGATGAAGTCAAACTGTTGGACAAACCTGAACA gtttCTCTACGAGCTCTCCCAGATTCCTGACTTTGCTGGCCGGGCCCACTGCATAATCTTCCAGTCAGTGTTCCTCGATACCATCGCCTCCATCCATCGCAAGGTGGAGATCCTCTCCAATGTCAGCAAA gAGCTGCTAGAGTGCAACAGTCTGCGGGATATCATAGGTCTTGTTCTGGCCTTTGGGAACTATATGAATGGAGGGAACAGGACGAGAGGTCAGGCTGATGGCTTTGGACTAGAGATCCTCCCCAAACTAAAGGACGTCAAGAGCAGA GACAACCGTATGAATCTGGTGGATTATGTGGTTTTATACTACCTACGCAACTTTGACAAG GACGCCGGCACAGACAAGAGTGTGTTCCCTCTGTTGGAGCCTCAGGATTTCTTCCAGGCTGCTCAGGTTAAATTAGAAGACATTACCAAGGACCTCAGGAAGCTGAAGAGAGATCTAACCG CCTGTGAGAAAGATGTGCAGAAGGTGTGTGATAACTCATCAGAGGAAAACCTGCAGCCCTTTAAGCAGAAGATGGAGGGATTTATCTCTGCAG CTCAAAAGGATCATTCAGCCGAAGAGGACCAGCTCAATGCTGCACAGAAAAG